One genomic region from Cardinium endosymbiont of Dermatophagoides farinae encodes:
- a CDS encoding biotin--[acetyl-CoA-carboxylase] ligase, which produces MDYLFDAPIQTEFDRASFYYKSCSSTNDMAQRYMFHSAEGTIFITEHQYKGRGQRGSSWASEAGKNLLFSFILYPEWLAIDAVFALNIITSLAIYKVLVAYLPKALAIKWPNDIYCLDQKLGGILIETNIGDKIKAAVVGIGLNVNQLHFESSKCTSLAIQKGTIFDSALLLNQIMDGLSSYYAQLQNGNHNLLWEKYSNILYRKIGWHAFETIYGSFEGHIVAVNRRGELVVAARNGNHYSYKPKEIVFV; this is translated from the coding sequence ATGGACTATTTATTCGACGCGCCTATTCAAACTGAATTTGACAGGGCTTCATTTTATTATAAAAGCTGTTCCTCTACCAATGATATGGCCCAAAGATATATGTTCCATTCCGCAGAAGGAACCATTTTTATTACGGAGCATCAGTATAAAGGAAGAGGGCAACGTGGTAGCAGTTGGGCATCAGAAGCGGGTAAAAATCTGCTATTTTCCTTTATCTTATATCCAGAATGGTTGGCCATAGATGCTGTTTTTGCCTTGAATATTATTACCAGTTTGGCCATTTATAAGGTGTTAGTGGCTTACCTTCCCAAGGCGCTTGCTATAAAATGGCCCAATGATATCTATTGCTTAGACCAGAAACTAGGTGGTATATTAATTGAAACCAATATAGGTGACAAGATCAAAGCAGCTGTAGTTGGTATTGGGTTAAACGTCAATCAGCTTCACTTTGAATCTTCCAAATGCACCTCCTTAGCCATACAAAAAGGAACCATCTTTGATAGCGCACTACTGTTAAACCAGATTATGGATGGCTTAAGCAGCTATTATGCCCAGCTCCAAAATGGAAACCATAATCTGCTTTGGGAGAAATATAGCAATATACTCTACCGTAAAATAGGATGGCATGCCTTTGAAACGATATATGGATCTTTTGAAGGGCATATCGTAGCCGTGAATAGGAGAGGGGAGTTGGTTGTAGCAGCACGTAATGGCAACCATTATAGTTATAAACCCAAAGAGATCGTATTTGTATAG
- a CDS encoding ankyrin repeat domain-containing protein — MKKYFIVLLLIIASCNGLSKSTSNNMGQVHSNSQRLDKNKSKELGTTELDEINLETASCESLKAWYRKIASFALDQEKAYRDIKSFLGEGRLLFFDLVGKTTLTQEVLRQALEIWNRGGTLSSYCGNIQNVFNIENFIKIPDRIKFPMALDDFEERFPESFKQNNPTYVDQMDCLKMLLTQHADNEKIKERFYSLCSKVYKGSRIDSPFGIVVCLDDCPILKGFLDFIESKGIKISMNDKQIYTGSESNYQIRLCSQKSQRINDNTLSGQYWYEHSPITYVTQSGNVDILRLLIDRSKEVDNASLNLKEWLNMAANYGSLSILKLFIEKDESVDHHMIMHLIYNDHVSVVEELLNQGLIDQEKLIKKDDTVICDLQSVFIAAVRRYMSILTLTTFKNTPLSSPLKAELKLLKNLLIKILRNECINICEKDLKKGKIKLLYYAFTKSSQESPKYPEEFHNLILILSQHLDFEKIIDEQYYAYFAKSYLTIRKLVERCALPDIVALLESIKKPNIPKSNWPYR; from the coding sequence ATGAAAAAGTATTTTATTGTTTTGCTGCTTATTATTGCATCTTGTAATGGGTTAAGTAAGTCTACTTCAAATAATATGGGTCAAGTCCACAGTAATAGCCAGAGGCTAGATAAAAATAAAAGTAAAGAACTCGGCACAACTGAACTGGATGAAATAAATTTAGAAACTGCATCTTGTGAATCTTTAAAGGCATGGTATCGTAAGATTGCCTCTTTTGCTCTAGATCAGGAAAAAGCGTATCGAGACATCAAATCATTTCTTGGGGAAGGCAGGCTACTCTTTTTCGATTTAGTAGGCAAGACAACTTTAACGCAGGAAGTTTTAAGACAGGCACTAGAAATTTGGAATAGGGGAGGTACACTTTCTAGTTATTGTGGTAATATACAAAACGTGTTCAATATTGAAAATTTTATAAAGATTCCTGATAGAATAAAATTCCCAATGGCGCTAGATGATTTTGAGGAACGCTTTCCTGAGTCTTTTAAACAAAATAATCCTACCTATGTTGATCAAATGGATTGCTTAAAAATGCTACTTACACAACATGCTGACAATGAAAAAATTAAGGAAAGATTTTATAGCTTATGTAGCAAGGTGTATAAAGGTAGTAGGATCGATAGTCCATTCGGAATTGTAGTTTGTTTAGATGATTGTCCTATACTAAAGGGCTTTTTAGATTTTATAGAGTCGAAAGGTATAAAAATATCTATGAACGATAAACAGATTTATACGGGTAGTGAATCTAATTACCAGATAAGACTCTGTAGCCAGAAAAGCCAGCGCATCAATGACAATACATTGAGTGGGCAATATTGGTATGAACATTCTCCAATCACATATGTAACACAGTCTGGTAATGTAGATATACTCCGGTTACTTATAGATCGTAGTAAGGAAGTTGATAATGCTTCACTTAACCTTAAGGAATGGTTAAATATGGCAGCAAATTATGGTAGTTTGTCGATATTGAAGCTATTCATAGAGAAAGATGAGTCTGTAGATCACCACATGATCATGCATTTAATATATAATGACCATGTGTCTGTAGTAGAAGAATTGCTTAATCAGGGTCTTATAGACCAAGAAAAGCTAATAAAAAAAGATGATACCGTGATTTGTGATTTACAAAGTGTATTTATTGCTGCAGTAAGGAGGTATATGAGCATTCTTACTCTTACTACTTTCAAAAACACCCCATTAAGTTCACCATTAAAAGCAGAATTAAAGCTATTAAAAAATCTACTTATTAAGATTTTAAGAAATGAATGTATAAATATTTGTGAAAAAGACCTAAAAAAAGGTAAAATCAAATTACTATATTATGCATTTACCAAATCTTCACAAGAATCGCCCAAGTATCCCGAAGAATTCCATAATCTAATATTGATATTGTCTCAACATCTCGATTTTGAAAAGATTATTGATGAGCAGTATTATGCTTATTTTGCTAAAAGTTACTTGACTATCCGCAAGTTAGTGGAGCGATGTGCACTTCCGGATATAGTAGCGTTATTAGAATCAATAAAAAAGCCCAACATTCCTAAGTCTAATTGGCCATATCGTTAA